The Rhizobium viscosum genomic sequence CGACACGCTCGTCCTGCCTGCTGCGTTCGCGGCGGATGTAGCCTGCTGTTTCCAGGCGTTTGAGGAGAGGGGTCAGTGTGCTCGATTCCAGGAACAGCTTTTCGCCGAGACCGCCGACGGTCTGGCCGTCTTCTTCCCAGAGGCAGACCATCGCCAGATATTGCGGGTAGGTGAGGCCGAGTTCGTCGAGCAGAGGTTTGTAGACGCGGTTGAAGGCGTGGCTTGCGGTATAGACGGCAAAACAGATGAAACTTTCGAGTTTCAGTTGGTTCGACATGGCACGATCTCCAAAACCGCGAGATATTATATCGTGCGATAAATAATCGTAGACGCTTTTAATGCATGGCAGCCATGCAATAATTTCTATCGTACGGTAATTTGTCGTGTGCGATATAAAATCGTGTTCAGGACGAACGCAACAAACCCGAAGAGGACACGACAATGTCGACGATCAAGACCGCAGTTTCCGCAGCAGCAATCCTGGCAGCTTCCACTGCCGCAGCGTTTGCCGATCCGGTACTGGAACCGACAACGCAGAAATTCATCGATAGTCTGGCCGGCTCCAAGCCGATCTACACGTTCTCGCCTGCCGATGCCCGCAACATTCTCTCTGGCGCCCAGAAGGGCGACGTGAAGAAGCTCGCCGCTCAGGAAGAAGATAAGGTCATTAAGGTCGGCCCGACCGGCAGCGTCAAGCTGCGCATCGTTCGCCCTGAGGGCGCCAAGGGCACGCTGCCTGTCGTCATGTATTTCCACGGCGGGGGCTGGGTGCTGGGAGATGCCGACACACATGACCGGCTGGTTCGCGAAATCGCCAATGGCGCCAAGGCTGCCGTCGTCTTCGTCGATTATGACCGCTCGCCGGAAGCCCGTTACCCGATCGCTATCGAGCAGGCTTACGCGGCCACGAAATACGTCGCCGAGCATGCCAAGGAATTCCACGTGGATGCCAGCCGGCTCGCCGTTGCCGGCGATAGCGTCGGTGGCAATATGACTGCCGCCGTGACGCTGCTTGCCAAGGAGCGCGGCGGTCCTGCCATCGACCAGCAGGTGCTCTTCTACCCTGTCACCGACGCCAATTTCGACACCGGTTCCTACAATCAGTTTGCCAATGGCCCGTGGCTGACCAAGGAAGCCATGAAGTGGTTCTGGAATGCCTATCTGCCTGACGAAGCCAAGCGTAAGGAGCCCACCGCTTCGCCGCTGCAGGCTTCCCTTGAGCAGCTGAATGGTCTGCCGCCAGCACTCGTCATCGTCGATGAAAACGACGTGCTGCGCGACGAAGGAGAAGCCTATGCCCGCAAGCTGTCGCAAGCAGGCGTAAAGGTCACGTCGATCCGCTACAACGGCACGATCCACGACTTCGTACTGCTCAACGCGATTGCCGAAACACCGGCTGTTCGCAGCGCCATTTCTGTCGCCAACGATACGCTGCGGGCTGCCCTTCAGAAGTAAGGGTCAGTCAGCGGAAGGAAGAGGCCCGGCGGGATCGCCGGGTTTTTTGCTTCTTGGAAGGGATTTGGTGGCGTATTGCCACGCCTTCTTCCATTTCGGCGTGATGACGCCGTTGGCGGCGCGGATATTGTTGATGAACTGCAGCGTCGCCGTTTCCCAGGAATATTGCATAGCAAGCTCGCGCGCCTTTTCCCGCGAGCCGGAAAGCGCCGCAAGGCAGGCCGCCCGCAGATCCCCGTTCAGCGCACCGACGGCGCTGTCCTCGCCGATAATATCCAGCGGGCCGGTGACGGGATAGGCGGCAACGGGAACGCCCGAGGCAAGCGCTTCCAAAATGGTGTTGCCGAATGTATCCGTCAGCGACGGGAAGACGAAGACATCGGCCTGCGCATAGGCCTTTGCCAGTTCCTCGCCGAATTTCACGCCGGTGAAATGCACATCCGGATAGCGTTCTTCGAGTTCGGCGCGTGCGGGGCCGTCGCCGACCACGACTTTCGAACCGGGCAGATCGAGATCCAGGAAGGCCGGCAGGTTCTTTTCCAGCGCAACGCGGCCGACCGTCATGAAGATCGGGCGGGCAAGGCCGAAGGGCTTTTCCTCCAGTGGCATCGGATGAAATTGCGTGGCATCGATGCCGCGGCTCCAGGGCATCAAGTTCTTAATGCCCTTGGCGGACAGTTCGCGGGCGAGACTGGGGGTGGCCACCATGCAGCCGGCGCCGCCATTATGGAACCAGCGCACGAAAGCGTAGAGCCAGCCCTGAGGGATCGGCAGGCGAGCCGACACATATTCGGGAAAGCGGGTGTGGTAGCTGGTGGAAAAGGGCATGCGCTTGCGGATGCACCAGCGCCGCGCCGACAGGCCGAGCGGCCCCTCCGTTGCGATGTGGACGTAAGACGGATTGTGCTTTTCGATCTCGCGGGCGATGCGGCGGTACCAGGCGATCGACAGGCGGATCTCGGGGTAGGTGGGGCAGGGGATGCTGGCGAAACGCTCTGGCGTCACCATCGAGACTTCGACACCCATCCTGGCCAGTTCGCGATTGGTGTTCTCGATCGAGCGGACGACGCCATTGACCTGCGGATGCCAGGCGTCAGTCACGATCACCAGCCGCTCCGGCACGGCTCCGGCTGCTGCGGCACTAGCCCAGCTTTCGCCGCTATATGAATTTGACGGACGTTGCAGCATGCTTCCATTTCCATCAGCGTCGCTTAGTTCTGGCAACGCACAACCCCTGGCGGGGTTCCGGAATGGCGATTCCCGCTTGTCTATTCTGGCGGAAGTGCATGATGGAAATATTACAGCCCTGAGCGAGTGTTTACAGGACGTTATGCCGGGAGAAGCCAGCAATTATGTCGGCGATGAATGGCCGGAAGGCGTTTTGCGCCTTGAAAAGGAACGGCGCCGGCGGGGAGGCCGGCACCGCATTAAAACTTAGGCTGCAGCCGAAGCGAAGCCGGAAGTCGGGACTTCCGAGATGGTCTTCAGAACCTGCGAGGCGATCTGGTAGGGGCAGCCCTGGGAGTTCGGGCGGCGATCTTCGAGGTAGCCCTTGTAGTCGTTCTTCACGAAGGAGTGCGGAACGCGGATCGAGGCGCCACGGTCAGCAACACCGTAGGAGAACTTGTTCCACGGAGCCGTCTCGTGCTTGCCGGTCAGACGCTTGTCGTTGTCGGGGCCGTAAACGTTGATGTGGTCCATCAGGTTCTTGTCGAACTGGGCCATCAGCGCTTCGAAATAGGCCTTGCCGCCAACTTCGCGCATGAACTTGGTCGAGAAGTTGCAATGCATGCCCGAACCGTTCCAGTCGGTGTCGCCGAGCGGCTTGCAGTGATACTCGATGTCGATGCCGTATTTTTCGGTCAAGCGCTGCAGGAGATAGCGCGCCATCCAGATCTGGTCGGCGGCCTTCTTGGAGCCCTTGCCAAAAATCTGGAATTCCCACTGGCCCTTGGCCACTTCGGCATTGATGCCTTCGTGGTTGATGCCGGCTGCGAGGCAGAGGTCGAGATGCTCTTCGACGATTTCGCGGGCAACCGAACCGACATTCGAGTAGCCGACGCCGGTGTAATACGGGCCCTGCGGAGCCGGGTAGCCGCTCTCCGGGAAACCGAGCGGACGGCCGTTTTCGTAGAAGAAATATTCCTGTTCGAAGCCGAACCAGGCATCTTCGTCGTCGAGGATGGTCGCACGGGCGTTGCTTGCATGCGGGGTCACGCCATCCGGCATCATGACTTCGCACATGACGAGCACGCCGTTGGTGCGGGCCGGATCGGGATAGATGGCGACGGGCTTCAGCACGCAGTCAGAGCTGCGGCCTTCAGCCTGCATCGTCGACGAACCATCGAAGCCCCAGAGCGGGAGCTGTTCGAGCGTCGGGAAATTATCGAATTCCTTGATCTGCGTCTTGCCACGCAGGTTCGGTACCGGGGTGTACCCATCGAGCCAAATATACTCGAGCTTATACTTTGTCATCGCGACTCTCTCTGCTGCGAACTTGAGCAAATCCTGAGGCAGTAGACGCAAGAGTGCGCTCTCCCGCCAGGGGATGCCTCTTCTAAAGCACGTAGCGTGCCAGATCCGGCAATCGACATAAAAAATTTACGAATCACTCCGCCAGCGCGATTTCAAAGCCGATCCGGCGGAGGGCCTGACGGAGCCGGTATACGGCTATCCGCGTTGAGATGGGCATTTTCCGTCTTGGAACCGGATGAAAATTCCGGCGTTTAGGTTGACGGATGAAGTTTTAAACAAATCAGCGCGAGCTTAATCAGGAAATGCTGTGTCGGTCGTTTATAATTGCACCATTGCCCTTATTTTGTGCAATTTGCATAAACTATGTGCATTATGCTACTATGCAGACCGTGAATGTTGATAGGCCGAACTAAAGGAAGGCTATCTCATGGCAATCGGTTTCCATCGTGAATCCGCGACAATCTACCAGTTTCCCGTCAAGGCCGTTCAGGCCCAGAACCGCTTCGAGCGCTTTCGGATGATGGAGCGGGAGGCTGCTGGTGTGTGTGACGCTGCGCTCGACAGCTGCTGGTATCACGACGAAGCCGTTCGCACGGACGGCAAGAAGCCCAATTCCTGATCTGACGATCGATGATGAATGACCGCTTAGGCGGGGGCGAGCCTGCGCGTGGCCGCTAGATCAAGCGACATGCGCAGGCTTCAATCCCGATATCAGAGGCCGAGCTTTTCCTTCGGCACGAGTGCGCCGTGCTCGCTGACCACGTGGGCGGCGATTTTGGCCGCGAAGCGAGCGGCTGCCGGCGCGTCCCGGTTCTCCAGATAATGAGCAAGAAACGCGCCGTTGAAACTGTCGCCCGCGCTCGTCGTGTCGACGACCATTTTCACCTTTTCTGCCGGCACGTAAGCTTTCTCGTTGGCGAAGCTCAGCGTTGCGCCTTCCGCACCGTTCTTGACAACGACATGTGAGGCACCGAGCGCAAGATAGCGTTCGATGGTGGCGTCGATAGAGGCGTCTCCGAAATGGGCAACCTCGTCGTCGAAGCTCGGCATGACCAGCGAGGAAGCGCGGCCGCCTTCGCTGATCGTCGTGTGCATGACATCGTAACTCGACCAGAGGCGGGGGCGGATATTCGGATCGAAGACCACGAACTTGCCGACAGCCTTGGCGCGGCGGATTTCGGCGAGCAGCGTGTCGGCGTCGTCATGCGAGAGGATGGCAAGCGTGATGCCGGAGAAATAGACAACGTCAGCACTTTCCACGGCTTCACGCAGGCGGTCAGGATCGGCGGCGAGACTGCGGGCGGCGGAACTATCGCGCCAGTAGCTGAAGGAGCGTTCGCCATCCCTGAGATTGATCATGTAGAGGCCGGGCGTCTTGCCCTTGATGCGGTGGATGAGATCCGTGCCGATACCGGCCTTGCCCATGAAGGCGACCATTTCATCGGACATGGGATCATCGCCGAGCGCGGTGAAATAATCGACCGACCAGGCGGAGGGCAGGCAGGCGCGAGCATACCATGCGGTGTTGAAGGTATCGCCGGCAAAGCCTTTCCGCAGGAGGCCTTCACCCGCCTGCGAGAGCTCCACCATGCATTCGCCAATCGACAGAAACCGTCCGCTCAAGCCGTCCTCCCGGATTTTTTCTGCTCTTGCGGATACGCGAAGAGGCGGGAGGAGACAAGTCAAGGAGAGTTGAAAGTCCATCGCCCGTTGCGGGGCGATGGAGAATGTCGTGTCAGGGCCTGTCCATATGGTAGCAGGCAGCCGTCTGGCCGGGGCGGACGAGTTCCGTCGGCGGCATTTCGGTGCGACAGACATCCGTCGCCTTCCAGCAGCGCGGCGAGAAGACGCAGCCCTTTGGCGGGTTCAGCGGTGAAGGCGGATCGCCTTGCAGGCGGATGCGGCTGCGCAGACGCGCGAGCTTTGGATCCGGGATCGGCGCCGCCGAGAAAAGCGCCTGCGTGTACGGGTGGGCCGGATGTTCGAAGACAGTGGCGCAATCGCCCGCTTCGACGACCTTGCCCAGATAGAGAACCAGCACGTCATCGGAGATCAGGCGCACCACCGAGAGGTCGTGGCTGATGAAGATCAGCGTCAGGCCAAACTCCTTGCGCAGCTTGCGAAGCAGCGTGATGACCTGACCCTGGATCGACACGTCGAGGGCCGAGACCGGCTCGTCGCAGATGATGAGCTTTGGCCGGGTGACGACGGCGCGGGCAATACCGATGCGCTGCGCCTGACCGCCCGAAAATTCGTGCGGATAGCGGTTGATCATCTCCGGCACCAGGCCGACGGCGGCCATGATCTCGCGTACGCGCTCCAGCCGCTGGGCTTTCGTCAGCTTCGGCTCGAAAACGGTGAGCGGCTCGGCGATGATGTCGCCGACCGTCATGCGCGGATCGAGCGAGGCAATCGGATCCTGGAAGATGATCTGCATGTCGCGGCGTGCGGCACGCATTTCCTCATCCGAGAGATCAAGCAGGTTGCGGCCCTGCCAGAGGATACGGCCCTTCTGCGACTTCAGAAGACGCAGGATCGAGCGGCCGAGCGTGGATT encodes the following:
- a CDS encoding DUF2735 domain-containing protein, translating into MAIGFHRESATIYQFPVKAVQAQNRFERFRMMEREAAGVCDAALDSCWYHDEAVRTDGKKPNS
- a CDS encoding glutamine synthetase beta-grasp domain-containing protein, whose amino-acid sequence is MTKYKLEYIWLDGYTPVPNLRGKTQIKEFDNFPTLEQLPLWGFDGSSTMQAEGRSSDCVLKPVAIYPDPARTNGVLVMCEVMMPDGVTPHASNARATILDDEDAWFGFEQEYFFYENGRPLGFPESGYPAPQGPYYTGVGYSNVGSVAREIVEEHLDLCLAAGINHEGINAEVAKGQWEFQIFGKGSKKAADQIWMARYLLQRLTEKYGIDIEYHCKPLGDTDWNGSGMHCNFSTKFMREVGGKAYFEALMAQFDKNLMDHINVYGPDNDKRLTGKHETAPWNKFSYGVADRGASIRVPHSFVKNDYKGYLEDRRPNSQGCPYQIASQVLKTISEVPTSGFASAAA
- a CDS encoding alpha/beta hydrolase → MSTIKTAVSAAAILAASTAAAFADPVLEPTTQKFIDSLAGSKPIYTFSPADARNILSGAQKGDVKKLAAQEEDKVIKVGPTGSVKLRIVRPEGAKGTLPVVMYFHGGGWVLGDADTHDRLVREIANGAKAAVVFVDYDRSPEARYPIAIEQAYAATKYVAEHAKEFHVDASRLAVAGDSVGGNMTAAVTLLAKERGGPAIDQQVLFYPVTDANFDTGSYNQFANGPWLTKEAMKWFWNAYLPDEAKRKEPTASPLQASLEQLNGLPPALVIVDENDVLRDEGEAYARKLSQAGVKVTSIRYNGTIHDFVLLNAIAETPAVRSAISVANDTLRAALQK
- a CDS encoding MarR family winged helix-turn-helix transcriptional regulator — encoded protein: MSNQLKLESFICFAVYTASHAFNRVYKPLLDELGLTYPQYLAMVCLWEEDGQTVGGLGEKLFLESSTLTPLLKRLETAGYIRRERSRQDERVVVLHLTEEGKRLKKKAETVPGCIIDASGRDADQLVRLQAEIVALREALNKSAS
- a CDS encoding sugar kinase, which codes for MSGRFLSIGECMVELSQAGEGLLRKGFAGDTFNTAWYARACLPSAWSVDYFTALGDDPMSDEMVAFMGKAGIGTDLIHRIKGKTPGLYMINLRDGERSFSYWRDSSAARSLAADPDRLREAVESADVVYFSGITLAILSHDDADTLLAEIRRAKAVGKFVVFDPNIRPRLWSSYDVMHTTISEGGRASSLVMPSFDDEVAHFGDASIDATIERYLALGASHVVVKNGAEGATLSFANEKAYVPAEKVKMVVDTTSAGDSFNGAFLAHYLENRDAPAAARFAAKIAAHVVSEHGALVPKEKLGL
- a CDS encoding glycosyltransferase family 4 protein, with translation MLQRPSNSYSGESWASAAAAGAVPERLVIVTDAWHPQVNGVVRSIENTNRELARMGVEVSMVTPERFASIPCPTYPEIRLSIAWYRRIAREIEKHNPSYVHIATEGPLGLSARRWCIRKRMPFSTSYHTRFPEYVSARLPIPQGWLYAFVRWFHNGGAGCMVATPSLARELSAKGIKNLMPWSRGIDATQFHPMPLEEKPFGLARPIFMTVGRVALEKNLPAFLDLDLPGSKVVVGDGPARAELEERYPDVHFTGVKFGEELAKAYAQADVFVFPSLTDTFGNTILEALASGVPVAAYPVTGPLDIIGEDSAVGALNGDLRAACLAALSGSREKARELAMQYSWETATLQFINNIRAANGVITPKWKKAWQYATKSLPRSKKPGDPAGPLPSAD
- a CDS encoding ABC transporter ATP-binding protein codes for the protein MAERSLLRVENLTTQFEIPSKSFFKPPLMLTAVNNVSFDLAEGRTLGIVGESGCGKSTLGRSILRLLKSQKGRILWQGRNLLDLSDEEMRAARRDMQIIFQDPIASLDPRMTVGDIIAEPLTVFEPKLTKAQRLERVREIMAAVGLVPEMINRYPHEFSGGQAQRIGIARAVVTRPKLIICDEPVSALDVSIQGQVITLLRKLRKEFGLTLIFISHDLSVVRLISDDVLVLYLGKVVEAGDCATVFEHPAHPYTQALFSAAPIPDPKLARLRSRIRLQGDPPSPLNPPKGCVFSPRCWKATDVCRTEMPPTELVRPGQTAACYHMDRP